The Enterobacter kobei genome has a segment encoding these proteins:
- the elaB gene encoding stress response protein ElaB codes for MSFQSWDTRIDDDLALLSETLEEVLRSSGDPADQKYIELKARAEQALHEVKNRVSHASDTYYYRAKKAVYRADDYVHEKPWQGIGVGAAVGLVLGLLLARR; via the coding sequence ATGTCATTTCAATCCTGGGATACCCGTATCGACGACGACCTGGCTTTGCTGAGCGAAACGCTGGAAGAGGTGTTACGTTCCTCGGGCGACCCTGCCGATCAGAAATATATTGAGTTAAAAGCCCGTGCTGAACAGGCGCTGCATGAAGTGAAAAACCGCGTCAGCCATGCGTCTGATACTTACTACTACCGTGCCAAAAAAGCGGTTTATCGTGCCGATGACTATGTCCATGAAAAACCGTGGCAGGGCATTGGGGTGGGTGCTGCCGTAGGGCTGGTGCTGGGTCTGCTGCTGGCCCGTCGTTAA
- the rbn gene encoding ribonuclease BN: protein MELIFLGTSAGVPTRSRNVTAILLDLKHPTRGGLWLFDCGEGTQHQLLHTAYHPGKLDKIFITHLHGDHLFGLPGLLCSRSMAGNANPLTIYGPVGIREFVETTLRLSGSWTDYPLEVVEITEGLVFDDGDYQVTARPLNHPVECYGYRIEEHDKPGALDAAALIADGVKPGPLFQRLKHGQHVTLEDGRIINGQDYLAAPQPGKKLAIFGDTAPCPAAVQLAQGVDVMVHEATLETAMEEKANSRGHSSTRQATLLARDAAVGRLIITHVSSRYDARGCESLLAECRALFPECELAEDFAKVSV from the coding sequence ATGGAACTGATTTTTCTGGGGACGTCTGCTGGCGTGCCAACCCGATCACGAAATGTGACCGCGATACTGCTGGATCTTAAACATCCCACCCGTGGCGGGCTATGGCTGTTTGACTGTGGTGAAGGGACACAACATCAGCTTTTACATACCGCTTATCACCCCGGCAAGCTGGATAAAATTTTCATCACTCACCTGCATGGCGACCATCTTTTTGGCCTTCCCGGTTTGCTTTGCAGCCGCTCAATGGCCGGTAATGCCAACCCGCTGACAATTTATGGGCCTGTGGGAATCCGGGAATTTGTTGAAACCACGCTACGCCTCAGCGGCTCCTGGACCGACTATCCGCTTGAGGTCGTTGAGATTACCGAAGGCCTGGTTTTCGACGATGGGGATTATCAGGTCACCGCCCGACCGCTTAATCATCCGGTGGAGTGCTATGGCTACCGCATTGAGGAACACGACAAACCCGGCGCACTGGATGCCGCCGCGCTCATCGCCGATGGCGTAAAGCCTGGACCGCTGTTCCAGCGCCTGAAGCACGGACAGCACGTTACGCTGGAGGACGGGCGCATCATCAACGGCCAGGATTATCTCGCCGCACCGCAGCCGGGCAAAAAACTGGCCATTTTTGGTGACACGGCACCGTGCCCTGCCGCCGTTCAGCTTGCTCAGGGCGTGGACGTGATGGTGCATGAAGCCACGCTGGAGACGGCGATGGAAGAGAAAGCCAACAGTCGGGGCCATAGCTCAACGCGTCAGGCGACGCTGCTTGCCCGTGACGCAGCTGTCGGCAGGCTCATTATCACCCATGTCAGCTCGCGTTACGACGCGCGGGGGTGCGAAAGCCTGCTGGCAGAGTGTCGGGCGCTGTTCCCGGAATGTGAGCTGGCCGAAGATTTCGCTAAGGTCAGCGTTTAG
- a CDS encoding GNAT family N-acetyltransferase has translation MIQWQDLHHSELTVQSLYALLKLRCEVFVVEQTCPYQDIDGADLTGENRHILGWKDNELVAYARILKSEDDFEPVVIGRVIVSNKARGEKLGYQLMEKTLDACRKQWPDKALYLGAQAHLQPFYGHFGFTPVTDVYDEDGIPHIGMAREVKQA, from the coding sequence ATGATCCAGTGGCAAGATTTACACCATAGTGAGCTCACCGTTCAGTCGCTCTACGCGTTGCTCAAACTGCGCTGCGAAGTGTTTGTGGTTGAACAAACCTGTCCGTATCAGGATATCGACGGTGCTGATCTCACAGGGGAAAACCGTCATATCCTCGGCTGGAAGGATAACGAGCTGGTGGCGTATGCGAGGATTCTGAAAAGCGAGGACGATTTTGAGCCCGTCGTGATAGGTCGCGTCATTGTCAGCAACAAAGCACGGGGCGAAAAACTCGGCTATCAGCTGATGGAAAAAACGCTGGATGCGTGCCGGAAACAGTGGCCGGACAAGGCGTTATACCTGGGCGCGCAGGCGCACCTGCAACCCTTCTACGGCCATTTTGGTTTTACGCCGGTTACCGACGTTTATGACGAAGATGGCATCCCGCACATCGGCATGGCACGGGAAGTGAAACAGGCGTAA
- the menF gene encoding isochorismate synthase MenF has product MNSIFLALEQLHTQLSQALPATPGLRHFDVSFPLNDAFDPLAWLGEQQCYPQFYWQQRNGDEELAALGAVTQFSSLALASQFLRAEHAPKETRICGLNAFSPEQGSLFLPRLLWRRTAGNATLRLQLWSDSSLQDDARTALELLQQLRPARAIRPLSVQVERETHLPQKPEWLTLIGKATETIARGDFEKVVLARATDLQCKQRVNPVALMAASRALNLNCYHFCMVFDARNAFLGSTPERLWRRRGKLLRTEALAGTVASHTDDKQAQRLGEWLLNDDKNQRENMLVVEDICQRLQHHTQTLEVLPAQVVRLRKVQHLRRFIWTELKQADDELCLHVLQPTAAVAGLPRQPARAFIHNVEPFNREWYAGSAGYLSPDQSEFCVALRSARVQDDALRLYAGAGIVSGSDPEQEWQEIENKAAGLRSLLLRD; this is encoded by the coding sequence GTGAATTCGATTTTCCTTGCGCTGGAGCAACTGCATACCCAGCTTTCGCAAGCGTTACCCGCCACACCCGGCCTGCGTCATTTCGACGTCTCATTCCCGTTAAACGACGCCTTCGATCCTCTCGCCTGGCTTGGCGAGCAGCAGTGCTATCCGCAATTTTACTGGCAGCAGCGTAACGGTGATGAAGAGCTGGCTGCGCTGGGGGCGGTCACCCAATTTTCCTCTCTGGCGCTGGCCTCACAGTTTTTGCGTGCAGAACATGCGCCAAAAGAGACTCGCATCTGCGGCCTCAACGCATTCAGCCCGGAGCAGGGCAGTCTTTTTCTGCCGCGCCTGCTCTGGCGACGTACCGCTGGCAACGCCACTCTCCGCCTGCAGCTGTGGAGCGATAGCTCGCTTCAGGACGACGCGCGCACTGCCCTGGAATTACTCCAGCAACTCCGTCCAGCCAGAGCCATTCGTCCGCTGTCTGTCCAGGTTGAGCGCGAAACGCATCTGCCGCAAAAACCGGAATGGTTGACCCTGATCGGCAAGGCGACGGAGACTATCGCGCGCGGCGATTTCGAAAAGGTCGTGCTTGCCCGGGCCACCGATCTGCAGTGTAAACAGCGGGTTAATCCTGTCGCACTGATGGCCGCCAGCCGCGCCCTGAATCTCAACTGCTATCATTTCTGCATGGTATTCGACGCCCGCAACGCGTTCCTCGGCTCCACGCCCGAGCGCCTCTGGCGGCGACGTGGCAAGCTGCTGCGCACCGAAGCGCTGGCGGGTACCGTCGCCAGCCATACGGATGATAAACAGGCGCAGCGCCTGGGCGAGTGGTTGCTGAATGATGATAAAAACCAGCGTGAAAATATGCTGGTCGTGGAAGATATCTGCCAGCGTCTTCAGCACCATACGCAGACGCTTGAGGTATTGCCTGCTCAGGTCGTCCGGCTGCGTAAAGTCCAGCATTTACGACGCTTTATCTGGACGGAGCTAAAACAGGCCGATGACGAGCTGTGTCTGCATGTGCTCCAGCCGACAGCCGCCGTTGCCGGGCTTCCGCGACAGCCCGCGCGTGCGTTTATCCACAACGTCGAGCCTTTCAATCGCGAATGGTACGCCGGTTCGGCCGGGTATTTATCGCCCGATCAAAGCGAGTTCTGTGTGGCGTTGCGCTCGGCGCGCGTCCAGGATGACGCCCTGCGGCTCTACGCCGGGGCGGGCATCGTCAGCGGATCTGACCCGGAGCAGGAGTGGCAGGAGATCGAAAACAAAGCCGCTGGCTTGCGCTCTCTGCTCCTTAGGGATTAA